The stretch of DNA ATTAAACTAAAAAATCTTGATTCGCTAAAGCTTTCAAGATTTAAGTTTATTGCACAAAAAAAGGCAAGCTACCTACATCACACCGCTACGACCATTTACCTTTGCTTCGTTCCCGACCTGGAGGATTCAACAGGAGCTGGTTGTGTAGGACTTGCCGAGTGCAAAGATACAATCTTTTAAAATTTTCACAATGATTTTTTAAACTGATTTTAAATAAATATCTTGCTTCAAATTAAAAATAAACAATGAATACTTTTAAATATCTATTAATCATATTTTTAGGCGGATTAATTATTTCTTGTGGCTCTAATTCTGGTAAAAATAAAAGCGGTTTTTTTATTAAAACTAATGCAATTAAAGGGGATATTTCTAATAATAAGACCTTATCACTGTCCTTAGAAAATAAAAAAAAGCATATTATAGATTCTGTATCATATACTTTAGATGGTATTAAGGTTGATGATAATATTCAACTAACCAATTTCAAATTAGGAAAACAAACCATTGAAGCTATTGTATACTTTAATAATCAAAAAGAAACGGTTAATACAACTGTTTCCATATTAAGTGATGCACCTCCAAAGGTTTATAGTTATAAAATTATCAATGAATACCCACATGACATTACTTCATACACTCAAGGGATTGAATTTTTTAACGATACGCTTTATGAAAGCACCGGTCAATATAAAAAATCTAAGCTTAGAAAAATTGATTATAAAACAGGTAAAATCATTAAAAGCATTAACCTTGCAGATGAATATTTTGGAGAAGGGCTTACTATCTTAAATGACAAAATATATCAATTAACTTGGAAAGCAAGTACTGGTTTTGTTTATGATGTAAATTCATTTGATAAAATAAGCAGTTTCAAATATGGAAACAGTAAAGAAGGCTGGGGATTGTGCAACAATGAAAATACTATTTATAAAAGTGATGGCACGGAAAAAATATGGCTTTTAAACTCAGAAACTTTAGTCGAAGAATCGTTTATTCAGGTATATACTAATAAAGGAAAAATTGTGGGCATCAATGAAATGGAATGGATAAATGGAAAAATATATACAAACCGCTATCAAAAAGATGGTGTTGCTATTGTTAATCCTAAAAATGGCGCTGTTATAGGTGTTATTGATTTTTCTCCTCTTAAAAAACTGGTCACTCAACATGAAACATTAGATGTTCTTAATGGCATCGCTTATAACCCTAAAACCAATACCATTTTTGTAACAGGTAAACGCTGGGACAAATTGTTTGAAGTAGAAATTACTGAAAAAGAGAGCTTAGTAAAATAGGTCTTGGGTGATTTCTTTTATATAGTTTAACACTATTCTTGAACATCAATTTTTCTTTTGATTTGCTCGATAAGATTCTTCGCTTTGCTCTGACACTATTCATTAACAAAAGGCATCGGAATGTCATTCAGAAGGAGGAACTACTGAAGAATCTAAACTCTATTTATTTACCTATTAAGTATAAAGCATAATAGTTATCCTTTAATTTTTATTTGCGGCTAATGATTATGAGATTCTTTGCTTTGCTCTGAATGACATCTGAAAACAACAACTTAGTCATGGCTTCTATATACAAATTTCTTTGCCTTTTAGATACACTTTTTCTATTTGATTCGTTCCGAACGAATACGGAATAAATCCGTAAGAATTAATTTGTTTAGTAAGGATTAAATTTGCCTGTTTCCCTTTAGTTATTGAGCCCACTTTATCATCCAGCCCCATCGCATAAGCGCCATTTATTGTAGCAGCATTAATAGCTTCTTCTGGTGTCATTTTCATTTTTATACAGGCCGTTGATATCACAAAATTCATATTTCCAGATGGTGTAGAACCTGGGTTATAATCCGTTGCCAATGCTAAGGGTAATCCAGCGTTAATCATCTTACGGGCTGGAGCATATGGTATGCTTAAAAAATAAGAGCAGCTTGGTAAAGCTACAGGCATTGTTTTTGTGTTTTTTAAAGCTTCTATATCTTCATCACGCATGACTTCTAAATGATCTACAGACAAAGCATGATGCTTTACGCCAGCTTGAACGCCTCCAATAGCCGTAAATTGATTCACATGAATTTTTGGTATCAAGCCATATTTTTTACCAGCTTCAAGCATTAATTCTGTGTCTTCTACAGAAAAGTAACCTGTTTCACAAAAAATATCGATGTATTCTGCTAAGTTTTCTTCCGCTATTTTTGGAAGTGCTTCATCTATTAATAGTTTTAAATAGCCTTCCTTATTTTCTTTATATTCTAAAGGGAGGGCATGTGCACCTAAAAAAGTCGTTTTAACGGCTATAGGGTAGTTCTCTTTTAAACGTTTAATAACACGCAACATTTTTAATTCAGCAGCTACCGTTAAACCATAACCCGATTTAATTTCAAGGGCTCCTGTCCCTAGTTGAATAACATCTTCTAAACGCTCTTTGCTTTGCTGATATAATACTTCTTCTGAAGTTTCTTGTAATTTTTTAGCTGAATTTAAAATGCCTCCACCGTTAGCAGCAATAGCTTCATAAGACAGGCCTTTTATTCGATCTACAAATTCACCTTCACGATTTCCAGCATAGACAATATGTGTATGAGAATCACACCAAGACGGCAAAATCATCCTTCCGGTGGCATCAATGACTTCTGAAAAACCTGTTTTTGGACAATCATTCATACTTCCAAAATCAGAAATCAATCCATTATTAACCATTAAAAAAGCATTTTTTATGGTTGGTAATTCACTCATTGCTTTTCCTGAAACATATGAAATTGGTTCTGTACGAACTTGAATGAGTTCTTTAATATTTTTGAATAAAGTAGTCATTAAAATAAATTGTTAAGTATGTTGTCTTCTACTAAATTAGGAATCGTTACTTTTAAATTAGGTGTTCTTTCCATTTCTCGTTTTATTGCAAAGATAGCCTCATTATTTCGAGCCCAGCTTCTACGAGCAATGCCATTGTTTACATCATAGAATAACATACTTTTTAAGCGAGCTTCAGCTTCTGGTGTGCCATCTAATAGCATACCAAAACCGCCATTCATCACTTCTCCCCAGCCAACACCACCACCATTATGGATAGATACCCATGTGGCACCTCTAAAACTATCACCAATAACATTATGAATAGCCATATCTGCAGTAAATTTACTGCCATCATAGATATTAGATGTTTCTCTAAAAGGCGAATCCGTTCCGCTTACATCATGATGATCTCTTCCTAAAACTACAGATCCTATTTTACCTGCTGCAATCGCATTATTAAATGCTTCAGCGATCTTAGAACGTCCTTCTGCATCTGCATATAATATGCGAGCTTGGGATCCTACGACCATTTTATTCTTTTTGGCATTTTTAATCCAGGTAATATTATCTTGCATTTGCAACTGAATTTCTTCCGGTGAGCTTTCCATGATTTCTTGTAAAACGGTTGCAGCAATCTCATCAGTCATATCTAAATCTTCGGATTTTCCAGAAGTACAAACCCAACGGAAAGGACCAAACCCATAATCAAAGCACATAGGTCCTAAAATATCCTGTACATACGATGGATATTTAAAATCAATACCATTTTCTGCCATCACATCTGCTCCTGCTCTAGACGATTCTAATAAAAAGGCATTACCATAATCGAAAAAATAAGTTCCTTTTTTAGTGTGATTATTTATGGATGAAGCGTGTCTACGCAATGTTTCCTGCACTTTTTCTTTAAACACTTTTGGTTCTTCACGAATGAGTCGATTTGATTCTTCATACGAAATATCAACAGGGTAATATCCCCCAGTCCAGGGAATATGCAATGAGGTTTGATCTGATCCGACATGAATAAAAATATTTTCTTCATCAAATCGCTCCCATACTTCAACAACATTTCCTATAAACGCTATAGAAACGACCTCTTCATTGGCTTGTGCTTGTCGAACTCTCATAATGAGGTCATCCATATTATCAATCAATACATCCACCCAACCTTGCTCATAACGCTTGGTAGCTGCTTTTGGATTTACTTCTGCACAAATAGTAATACAGCCAGCTATGTTACCTGCTTTGGGTTGTGCACCGCTCATCCCTCCTAACCCTGCTGTTAAAAATATTTTTCCTTTAGAATCTTCTCCTTTTGGTAAAATTTTACGAAAAGCATTCATAACTGTAATCGTTGTCCCGTGTACAATGCCCTGCGGTCCTATATACATAAATGAACCGGCTGTCATTTGTCCATATTGAGTCACCCCTAATGCATTAAATTTTTCCCAATCATCCGGCTGCGAATAATTAGGTATCATCATACCATTGGTTACAATAACTCTTGGGGCATTTTTAGAAGAAGGAAATAAACCCATGGGATGACCTGAATATATATGCAAGGTTTGTTCATCCGTTATGGTCGCTAAATATTGCATTACTAAAAGGTACTGTGCCCAATTTTGAAATACAGCACCATTTCCCCCATAAGTTATTAATTCCTCAGGGTGTTGCGCAACAGCAGGATTTAGATTATTCTGAATCATGAGCATAATGGCAGCTGCTTGTGAAGATTTAGCAGGATATTCTGAAATTGGTCTTGCATACATTGTATAATCTGGCTTGAATCTATACATATAAATTCTGCCATATGCTTTCAATTCTTCTGCAAATTCAATAGCTAACTCCAAATGCCAATCTTTTGGAAAATAACGCAACGCATTTCTAACGGCCAATTGTTTTTCTTCTATGGATAAAATATCTTTTCGCTTTGGAGCTCTATTTACATCTAATGGATATACTCTTTTAGTTGGTAATACCTTAGGGATTCCCTGTAATATTTGATCTTGAAATGTCATTTCTGTGTTTACTTTAAAATGAAAGCTTGGTTTTTAACTAATTGAATCATACTATTGATATCATCTTTCAGGATTCTATCATCTTCTAATTTTGGAACTTTTTCTCTGATAATTCTGAAGTTTTCTTCCAGAATATCTGAAAAAGTGTTAGGTCTTCTAAATTCTAAAGCTTGCGCAGCATACATAAGCTCTATCGCTAATATTTTATCGACATTTCCTAATATCTGATTGAATTTACGACCTGAAATGCTTCCCATAGACACATGGTCTTCCTGCCCTAAAGATGTTGGAATACTATCTGCCGATGGCGGAAAACATAATGATTTATTTTCTGTAACCAAAGCGGCTGTTGTGTATTGCGGAATCATAAAACCAGAATTTAACCCACCACCGCTAGTTAATAATCGTGGCAACCCAAATTTCCCTTCTAATAATAGATAGCAACGTCTGTCTGAAATGTTTCCTAATTCTGATGCTGCAATAGAGGCATAATCTAATGCCATGGCTAAAGGTTGCCCGTGAAAGTTTCCTCCGGAAATAGCTTCTGTATCGCTTAAGACAATAGGGTTATCTGTAACAGAATTCATTTCTATTTCTGCTAATTCTTTTAAATGATAATAGGCATTTCTAGAAGCTCCATGAACTTGAGGAATACAACGCATTGAGTAAGGATCTTGAACACGTTCACAATCTTCATGAGAGTTTAAATTTTGTGACTTATGAAGTAACATAGACATTCTTTCAGCAACTTTTATAGTGCCTTTAAAAGGGCGTATTCTATGTAATTCCTCTCTAAACGGAGAAGAGCTCCCTTGATAGCCTTCTATACTCATAGCACCAGAAACATCCGCTAAATCTAATAAATAGGCCATTTTATTTAAGCCAATAATAGCATGTGCCAAAATAAATTGCGTACCATTTATTAAACCCAGGCCTTCTTTAGCCTGCAATGTTAAAGGTGTTAATTGATGTTTTTCTAATCCAATTTTTGCTTGCTCAATTTTATTATCAATCCAAAATTCTCCTTCTCCTATTAAAGGTAAAAATAAATGTGATAATGGTGCCAAGTCTCCTGATGCTCCAACAGAACCTTGCTCAGGGACTACGGGCAATAAATTATTGTCAATGAAATATAAAATTCTTTCAATTAATTCTAATCGGACTCCCGAATACCCTTGACATAAAGCATGAACCTTACAAATCATCATAATCTTAGACAACTCTTTGTCTATAGGGTTTCCAACACCAACTGCATGTGTAATCAACAGGTTTTCTTGTAATTTATTGGTCTCTTCTGCGGTGATTTGAACGTCGCATAATGGTCCGAATCCAGTATTAATGCCATACACCGCTTTATGTCCAGCTGCCATAGTCTCAACTTTCTTTCTACAGGCTATCACTTGTTCTTTTGCTTCAACAGTGATAACCCCATTTAATTCGCCTTTAGAAATGGCTAATACCTTATCAACTGTCAAATTATCTATACCGTATTTGAATGTCATTTTATAAAAATTGGTGAATAACAAAGTTATTTCTATTTTTGATAACCAACAATACTATTTAAGTCCCTAAATAATAACTATGAGTTATCAAATAGAGTTAAGACATATAAAATACTTTTTAGCGGTTGCTAAAGATTTACATTTTAGAAAAGCTGCAGAGCGATTATTTATTTCCCAGCCAGGATTAAGTAGACAAATTAAACAGATGGAAGATGATTTGGGGGTTCTTTTATTTGAAAGGCATAATAGAAAGGTCATACTAACTAAAGCTGGTGAATATCTTAAAGAAGAATTAGCATTAAATTTAAAAAGCCTGGAACATACTTTTTATCACGCAAAATTGTTAAATGATGGAAAAAAAGGTGATTTAAAATTTGGCTATGTAGGTTCTGCCATGCAGGAAATAATTCCAAATTTATTAATAGAATTTAAAAAAGAACATCCTAATGTCCTTTTTAATCTAAAGGAAATGGATAATCATAAACAAATAGAAGAGTTACTTTCATACCATATAGATTTAGGCTTTGTGCGTTTAGACCGTGTGCCAAAAGAATTGGAAATTACACCTATTTTAAAAGAAAATTTTTGCCTCGTATTACCGCATAACCATGCTCTGAATAAAGAAAACTTTAAGGGTTTATATCAATTAAAGGAGGAGTCATTTATTTTATTCGATCCAAAATATAGCGCTACCTATTATGAAAAAGTGATGCAAATTTTTGATGATAGTGGTTTTTCTCCTATTGTTTCTCATAATACCATTCATGCAAGCTCCATATATAAACTTGTAGAAAATAGTTTTGGAGTATCTATTGTTCCTAAATCTCTAATAGATATCAATAACAAAAAAGTAAAGTTTATTGAATTATCTAAAATAAAACAAAAAACCACACTTTCAATTGTTTGGAATAAGCACAATAGAAATCCTATTTTGGATAGGGTTTTTGATTTTATTTCGGAATTATCAAGATGAATTTAGTTAAAGAAAATAGAAGAATAAGCTTTTCATAATATTTTTTTAAAGGGTTATTTTATATAAAATAACCCTTTTGCTATCTTCCATTTATTTCTAACTAACTCAAATAATTTACACTAAAACAAAAGTATAAAGAAAGATACCAGCACTTTTAATTATATATATTATTTATTTATAAACAACACCGATTAAACTTTAGGTTTGAATACAATTTCATATGATTTTGCGTCTTTTAAGAATGTTTTTACAAAGTTTTGAATATCTTTTGTTGTAATACTATTAATAATATCTTCAAAATTCTTTGAATCGTTCATATTATACCCCTCACGATAAAAACGTGTTAACAAACTCATATCGTAACTATTATAATCTTTTTGCTGCTTTCTTTCTTTTAAATAATTTGTTAGCGTTTTATCTAAATCTACTTGAATAATATTACCCTGCGCTATTTTATTTATTTCTTCATGCACAATAGCTATTAAAGTTTCTACCTTTTCTGGGTTACAATCAAAATTCACAGAAATAGATGCTTTTTGCAATGGACGTTTAGATAAACCCGCACTGGTGCTAGCTCCATAAGTCCCTCCTTCTTCTTCTCTTAAAGTTTCTGTATACCTTAAATCCAACATATCTCCTAATGTACGAGCTATCAAGGCATTTTTTAAACTATACTCATAATCATTTTTATATGAAATCCTTACAGAACTTTTTGGGTCTTCCATTTTTAGATAAATGTCTTTATCTATTTTTCCACTTAACCATGGTGTGGAATTGTTTTTCCAATTTTCCTTTATATCGTTGGTTGGTATACTCGCTATATACTTTTCTAATAAAGGTTTTAAAGCATCTTTTTGAATATCACCTACAATAAAAAATTCGAAATCTGCTGCATTACTAAACCTGTCATTATAGATAACCTTTATTTTATCAAAAGAAATATCTTTAATAAAATCGTCATTAAACAGACGGCGTTTTGGATTATTATTTCCGTATAACGTAACCGTCATACTATCTTTCATTTTCTCAGCTACATTTTCTTTTCTTCTTATTTTGTAATTTTCTACATTTTGCATGATGACGTTAAATCCATTCTCATCAAAACGGGGCTTTACGAAACGAAGGTATACCATCTGTAACATGGTTTCTGTATCTTTTGTTACAGATGAACCTGAAACGCTTTCTGATAAATTTGAAACAC from Flavivirga spongiicola encodes:
- a CDS encoding glutaminyl-peptide cyclotransferase; its protein translation is MNTFKYLLIIFLGGLIISCGSNSGKNKSGFFIKTNAIKGDISNNKTLSLSLENKKKHIIDSVSYTLDGIKVDDNIQLTNFKLGKQTIEAIVYFNNQKETVNTTVSILSDAPPKVYSYKIINEYPHDITSYTQGIEFFNDTLYESTGQYKKSKLRKIDYKTGKIIKSINLADEYFGEGLTILNDKIYQLTWKASTGFVYDVNSFDKISSFKYGNSKEGWGLCNNENTIYKSDGTEKIWLLNSETLVEESFIQVYTNKGKIVGINEMEWINGKIYTNRYQKDGVAIVNPKNGAVIGVIDFSPLKKLVTQHETLDVLNGIAYNPKTNTIFVTGKRWDKLFEVEITEKESLVK
- the hutI gene encoding imidazolonepropionase, with amino-acid sequence MTTLFKNIKELIQVRTEPISYVSGKAMSELPTIKNAFLMVNNGLISDFGSMNDCPKTGFSEVIDATGRMILPSWCDSHTHIVYAGNREGEFVDRIKGLSYEAIAANGGGILNSAKKLQETSEEVLYQQSKERLEDVIQLGTGALEIKSGYGLTVAAELKMLRVIKRLKENYPIAVKTTFLGAHALPLEYKENKEGYLKLLIDEALPKIAEENLAEYIDIFCETGYFSVEDTELMLEAGKKYGLIPKIHVNQFTAIGGVQAGVKHHALSVDHLEVMRDEDIEALKNTKTMPVALPSCSYFLSIPYAPARKMINAGLPLALATDYNPGSTPSGNMNFVISTACIKMKMTPEEAINAATINGAYAMGLDDKVGSITKGKQANLILTKQINSYGFIPYSFGTNQIEKVYLKGKEICI
- a CDS encoding urocanate hydratase — its product is MTFQDQILQGIPKVLPTKRVYPLDVNRAPKRKDILSIEEKQLAVRNALRYFPKDWHLELAIEFAEELKAYGRIYMYRFKPDYTMYARPISEYPAKSSQAAAIMLMIQNNLNPAVAQHPEELITYGGNGAVFQNWAQYLLVMQYLATITDEQTLHIYSGHPMGLFPSSKNAPRVIVTNGMMIPNYSQPDDWEKFNALGVTQYGQMTAGSFMYIGPQGIVHGTTITVMNAFRKILPKGEDSKGKIFLTAGLGGMSGAQPKAGNIAGCITICAEVNPKAATKRYEQGWVDVLIDNMDDLIMRVRQAQANEEVVSIAFIGNVVEVWERFDEENIFIHVGSDQTSLHIPWTGGYYPVDISYEESNRLIREEPKVFKEKVQETLRRHASSINNHTKKGTYFFDYGNAFLLESSRAGADVMAENGIDFKYPSYVQDILGPMCFDYGFGPFRWVCTSGKSEDLDMTDEIAATVLQEIMESSPEEIQLQMQDNITWIKNAKKNKMVVGSQARILYADAEGRSKIAEAFNNAIAAGKIGSVVLGRDHHDVSGTDSPFRETSNIYDGSKFTADMAIHNVIGDSFRGATWVSIHNGGGVGWGEVMNGGFGMLLDGTPEAEARLKSMLFYDVNNGIARRSWARNNEAIFAIKREMERTPNLKVTIPNLVEDNILNNLF
- the hutH gene encoding histidine ammonia-lyase, producing MTFKYGIDNLTVDKVLAISKGELNGVITVEAKEQVIACRKKVETMAAGHKAVYGINTGFGPLCDVQITAEETNKLQENLLITHAVGVGNPIDKELSKIMMICKVHALCQGYSGVRLELIERILYFIDNNLLPVVPEQGSVGASGDLAPLSHLFLPLIGEGEFWIDNKIEQAKIGLEKHQLTPLTLQAKEGLGLINGTQFILAHAIIGLNKMAYLLDLADVSGAMSIEGYQGSSSPFREELHRIRPFKGTIKVAERMSMLLHKSQNLNSHEDCERVQDPYSMRCIPQVHGASRNAYYHLKELAEIEMNSVTDNPIVLSDTEAISGGNFHGQPLAMALDYASIAASELGNISDRRCYLLLEGKFGLPRLLTSGGGLNSGFMIPQYTTAALVTENKSLCFPPSADSIPTSLGQEDHVSMGSISGRKFNQILGNVDKILAIELMYAAQALEFRRPNTFSDILEENFRIIREKVPKLEDDRILKDDINSMIQLVKNQAFILK
- a CDS encoding LysR family transcriptional regulator, with protein sequence MSYQIELRHIKYFLAVAKDLHFRKAAERLFISQPGLSRQIKQMEDDLGVLLFERHNRKVILTKAGEYLKEELALNLKSLEHTFYHAKLLNDGKKGDLKFGYVGSAMQEIIPNLLIEFKKEHPNVLFNLKEMDNHKQIEELLSYHIDLGFVRLDRVPKELEITPILKENFCLVLPHNHALNKENFKGLYQLKEESFILFDPKYSATYYEKVMQIFDDSGFSPIVSHNTIHASSIYKLVENSFGVSIVPKSLIDINNKKVKFIELSKIKQKTTLSIVWNKHNRNPILDRVFDFISELSR